The DNA window CAACTGGCACATGGTGGGCCACATCCAGCGCAACAAGGCCCGGTCGGTGGCCCGGTGGGCGCACACCGCGCATTCGATCGACAGCTCGCGGCTGGTGACCGCCCTCGACAAGGCCGTGGCCAAGGCGCTGTCCGATGGTCGTCGGCAGCATCCGCTGCGCGTCTACGTCCAGGTCAGCCTCGACGGCGACGTGTCCCGCGGCGGCGTCGACGTGGGGGCGCCCGGCGCGGTGGACGAGGTGTGCGCTCAGGTCGCCGGCGCCCCGGCCCTGGAACTGGTCGGGCTGATGGCCGTCCCGCCGCTGACCGGGGACCCCGAGCGCGCCTTCGACCGGCTCCAGGCCGAACACCGGCGGGTGCTGCAGTCGCACCCCGAGGCGGTCGGGCTGTCGGCCGGCATGTCCGCGGACTTCGAAATCGCCGTCAAACACGGTTCGACCTGTGTGCGTGTCGGTACCGCGCTATTGGGCCCGCGGCCGCTACCGTCACCGTGAGTAGTCACTGTAGTCACATCTTCATCACAGACAACACCACTGCGAGAACCTTCCCAGGGCTAGAAGGGGTCAACACGATGAGCACACTGCACAAGGTCAAGGCCTATTTCGGGATGGCCCCGATGGAGGACTACGACGACGAGTACTACGACGACCGTGCGCCCTCCCGCGGTTTCCCCCGCCCGCGCTTCGACGAGAGTTTTCAGGGGTACGGCCGCTACGAGGGGCGCGACTACGAGGACCACCGGGATCTCCGGGACCCGCGCAGCGAGCCGGCCGACTATGCCCCGCCCGGGTACCGCGGTGGCTACGCCGAGGAGCCCCGCTACGGTTCGGTCCACCCCCGCGAGTTCGAGCGGCCCGACATGCCCCGGCAACAACGCTTCGGGTCGTGGCTGCGCAACTCCACCCGCGGCGCGCTGGCGATGGACCCGCGCCGGATGGCGATGCTGTTCGACGAGGGCAGTCCGATGTCGAAGATCACGACGCTGCGGCCCAAGGACTACAGCGAGGCCCGGACCATCGGCGAGCGGTTCCGCGACGGCACCCCGGTGATCATGGACCTGGTCTCGATGGACAACG is part of the Mycobacterium sp. HUMS_12744610 genome and encodes:
- a CDS encoding YggS family pyridoxal phosphate-dependent enzyme, which codes for MPDGDREAELTHALAAVRSRLAAAAEAAGRNVAEIELLPITKFFPATDVAILARLGCRAVGESREQEAAAKVAELARLAGAAPRTELPPVNWHMVGHIQRNKARSVARWAHTAHSIDSSRLVTALDKAVAKALSDGRRQHPLRVYVQVSLDGDVSRGGVDVGAPGAVDEVCAQVAGAPALELVGLMAVPPLTGDPERAFDRLQAEHRRVLQSHPEAVGLSAGMSADFEIAVKHGSTCVRVGTALLGPRPLPSP
- a CDS encoding cell division protein SepF, which codes for MSTLHKVKAYFGMAPMEDYDDEYYDDRAPSRGFPRPRFDESFQGYGRYEGRDYEDHRDLRDPRSEPADYAPPGYRGGYAEEPRYGSVHPREFERPDMPRQQRFGSWLRNSTRGALAMDPRRMAMLFDEGSPMSKITTLRPKDYSEARTIGERFRDGTPVIMDLVSMDNADAKRLVDFAAGLAFALRGSFDKVATKVFLLSPADVDVTPEERRRIAETGFYAYQ